The genome window TGTGTACCCATCTGCGCCTGGAGGCCTTGATAATCCGATGCTCAATCCGGAGGGTCCTGGGGCGCCGAGCTTGGCAGGGCTCATGTGTTCAAGGTTGTTGATCGTTGTGGCCGGGGAAGATGAACTGAGAGACAGAGGTGTTCGTTACCATGAATTGGTGAAAGAGAGTGGTTGGAGAGGTGAATTGGAGTTCCATGAAGACGAGGGAGAAATTCATGGCTTTTACATTCTAAATCCTGATACTGAGAAAGCTAAGAACTTGATCAAACGCTTCGCTGCTTTTCTCAAGTGATTAGTGTTTGGAGGACTTTTTAGTCCGGTTACGCCACTGATACTGGATTGGGAGTCCACCATTGAATAGACCACCATGTTTGAGAATGGCACCAGTGGCAGTAAACATGTCCCGCATTAGAGAAAATCTTTGTCTTTGCTAgtaataaatgtttttttttccttttttacctTCTACTATTAAAAGTCTTTTgtggtcaaaactcaaaagtcttATAACATCCAATGATTCAAATCAAATTACTTCAACATGCGatctataaaataaagaaaaattataaagaaTTTATCAAAATAGATCTCTATATTAGATTACTAAGGGTTCTATattttacaaaacattgaacaatGATTTTTTACCTCTAGAGAATCATTATTTACTtccttaaaaataaaataaaataatattttttattaatttattatctctcctcatttttttccctcatctctctcctctttctttctccttaaGGCTCGGCATCGGGCTTATCCAGAAATATGAGGCTCGGGCCCTACTTTGAGGATCTGGCTTCTGCCCCAGGCCGGGCTtggctctcaaaatgaggctCGGGCCCTTAAGGCTCGGGCTTCGGGCTGGACCCAAATTTTTGACtctataatatttatatatgtattatttgaggaaaatgtattatatatatgtatatgtgtaatatatatgtattatgtatatatatatacacatacattgcaataatatatatatatatatatatacacacacatgtatatgtatatgtaaatgtaatatatacatatatatataatatgtgtgtgtatatatatatatatatatatatatatacatatataaataatatcgGGCTCGGGTCTGACCAAAATTGGCCAGAGATGTCGGGCTTCAGGTCGAGTCCAGCCCCAAAAATGGAGTCCAAGCTGACCCAAAGAGGGGGCCGAGCCTAGGCCCACGGGCCAAATAGTGACCCCTATTTCTCCTCACTCCacactcctctctttctctctcctcactttttctcactctctctcctctctctttctatctcctcaatcctctctcctctctctctctcctcaatcatctttctctctcctcacttctctctctctggcCACATCTCTTCTTTTCGGATCAtgaaatcaagcaaaaaaaaaaaattattctctaatttttaataacattaatttattattttaaataacattaattgattaatattaaatataattaatcaattgTGTTAAGtggaattaatttattattttaaatagaagtgatttatatgaatagaataaaagataaataaatattattttaatgtagtAGAGAATATTATAGGTAATCTGATACAGTGTTGGTTGAATAGAAAATCtgtaaaatatagaaaaatgacattttgtttgtattttaagGAAACTGATACAAGTTCTCTTAGAGATCTTGTGGTTTATGTAATTTTGAGATTATCTTTTGTGCTTCGAATCGTTTTAAGAACACCCatcgaaataaaaaaaataaaaataaaaaaacgcTCATCGAACTTAGATATTTCTCTTGACAAACCCCTTCTACTATTCTATATTACACACGCTAACGAAGCACACATGAGATATCAAAACGACGTCACTTCCTCTCATTGGAAGTTATTAGAAAACGCGTCTTTCTAAATTAAAGAAACATATTGGCTTGTAATATGTCCATTAGATTTTTGTTATAGCGAGACAAAACAACTCCAACAATGACTCTTGGCTGATGAAGTACGTTAATTTCGGCAGGATTTATGTTGGAGGATCAAGACTCCTCTTATGAAGGATCAAGGATCATTCTAATTGGCTGAGTATTATTTTCATTACAAATACTAAGAACTGAGAAAACCACGAGATATCTAAAGGGAAAATCAAGCAACTATTCTCAGTTTGGAAGTCTGATTTCCATTAGCTAATTGAAGGAAAGTCTAATTGAGGAATGAAGCAAAGCGTTTGATCATGTTCTTGGCATTGGTAGTTTCAATATTACGTATGTAAAAACAATGACCTTCTCCCTTCACTTCACACAACTCCAATTCACCACTCCAACCACTCTCCTTCACCAAATCACACTACCGAACACCCCAGTCTCTCAATTCATCCTTCTCAGCCACACAAACCAGCAACCTCGAACACCCGAGCTTCGCCAAGCTCGGAGCGGCAGGACCCTCTGGATTAAGCATGGGGTTATCAAGACTTCCAGGAGCCGATGGGTATGCCAAGTTCCATACCAATGATAACACGGTCTTATCATGATCATCAACAGTTCCCGACCCAAATGGTTTCGAGCCCCAAAAGTAACCATGCCCAAGAAAAGCACCCAAAATTTTCACATTAGCTTCTAGATTCTCGGATCCTGCTCTCATGGTGATGTTATGAGCTATATTACCACCGGCACTGTCACCTCCAATGTAAACCCTCTCAAAGTCACCATAATTCAACAACCATGGATCTTTATTGAGCTCGTTTTGGGGTCTGGAGTGAGATGCGACCCAATTGAGAGCAGCCCAAGAATCCTCATATGCTGCAGGGAGAAGGTTCTCTGGGGCTAGCCTGTACTCGACAGAGGCTGTAACAATATGTGCCCGCGAGGCTAGTAGACTGATGTGACGATGGCTAAGAAATGAAAAGGCAGATCCAACGCAAAATCCACCGCCGTGAAAGTGGACCAAGATCGGGAGTTTTTGGTCCGGTTTGTCACCAACCCTGGTTGATGGGCTGAGTTGACTTGCGTCTCACCTAATAGGCTTGGGCCTAGTCTAGTGGGATGGACGGATGTTTGAGCATGTCTAATTAGGCCCACCGTGTAAGTGCATAGGATTTATATAGCAAATTATTTCTAGGGTCTGGTTGTTGAtgaatattgttgttgttgttgaggaCTGTGGAGAGCCGCCTCTCACGAATGGGCGCTATTTGTCTTGTTACTGTGTTAAGGAGTATATCCCTATATTTCCTTGAATTATATCAATATCTTTGGTTATTGTCACTGGTTATCGGTTGTAGCAACTGTATTGTTCTTGTGGATTGGCTAAGTTACACGGGTTGTTGTGTAACAATTGGTATCATAGGCTCACGATTCTAGCCTAGCTCTATGGCATATTTAGCTTTCAGCGCCTTGTTTCCAGATCGCTATGCTTGTCTGAGGTCGAATTCCATCTCTCAAGTTCAGTTGGAGTTGCCTAAATTCAATGGACCAGATCCCCTAGCCTGGCTTTGCACTGCCGAGTTATTCTTTGAAGAACAGCACGTGCCCTTGAATGATAGACCAATTGCGGCACGACGAGTCTTCGAGGGTGAAGCCTTAGAATGGTTCAAAGTGTTGGAAAAATATCATTGTCACCGTGTCTTGAACGACTAGGCACTCTTCAAAGAAGCCATTCATCGTTGCTTTGGGTACAGGCCATTATTTGAAGAATCGGTAGTACTGAATGAAGATGAAGGGTTAGTGATGGACGAACCGATGGTATCGACTGGAGACGAAGAGTTAACGAACGGTAGAGTTGGTGACCCAACCACCGTGGTTGATGTTGAGTTACCGGTTGCGGCCGAGAGCCGTGGAGCTGATGTTGTACACGATTGTCCCCTCCTTGACTTGAAGCAAAAGGTAATCGAAACTTTTGATTTACATTTGGCTGTGGGGTTGGTTGCTGGATTGCAGGATGTTAGTGCCACACCTGGATTATTGGCTTATGCACACGATTTGTATGTGAAAATGCTTCAACAAGAACTGTGCTCTTGGACTCTTGTGGTAGATGCAGTTTTAAGTAGGGGGTTTTGTGAAGAGCGACTTCGATTGAAAATTGTGATTGGAAGGGTTTATGATCCGGGTGGTCCTGCGATGAATAATTCTGTAATTGTAGTGTTGAATAAGCTTGACAAAACGAAAGATGTGACAGAGTTTGATAATGGAAAGGAAATATTGACCATAATTTTGGAACTACAAGAGGAGACTTGGAATGCTTATAAGGTGTTTGATCAATTGCTTCCAAAAGGAACCAGTAGAGAAAAGAATTTAGAACATCAGTATTTGAAGGGAGAACATATGTTCACCATGGCTGATTGCAATATTAATGGTTATCAAGTATTGGGTAGATTGTTTGACGGTTGGAAAGAAGAGACTGAGTTGGTGAAAGGTGAAGTGGGTTTCTTGCATTTGGAAACTCATTCGATGACACAAGGTGCGCTTCCAGTGGAACAATCTAATTTGAACGTGCCTAGGAAACAATCTAGTGTCTCAACGGGTGGCACAACTTCTATAGCTACAGCTATTCTTGATCAGTTCATGAGCTGGAGTACAATAGAAAGTGTGGAGGTTGAGAATGAAGGAAATGGTTCAACAAATTCACAAACATCACGAGAGGCACTAGTGTTCATTGTTATTGATGCCAATCATTTTCCATTTGATCCTGGTGGCTTCAAGAGTTTCATCGTGTGGGATTCTCACCTTGTGGACAAGGTGTTTTTGAGGGGGGAGGAATTGTCACCAACCCTGGTTGATGGGCTGAGTTGACTTGCGTCTCACCTAATAGGCTTGGGCCTAGTCTAGTGGGATGGACTAATGTTTGAGCATGTCTAATTAGGCCCACCGTGTAAGTGCATAGGATATATATAGCAGATTATTTCTAGGGTCTGGTTGTTGAtgaatattgttgttgttgttgaggaCTGTGGAGAGCGGCCTCTCTCGAATAGGTGCTATCTGTCTTGTTGCTGTGTTAAGGAGTATATCCCTATATTTCCTTGAATTATATCAATATCTTTGGTTATTGTCACTGGTTATCGGTTGTAGCAACTATATTGTTCTTGTGGATTGGCTAAGTTACACGGGTTGTGTAACACGGTTCTTGCAGTTTTGGGAGGTATAGACGAGCAGAGATTTTGGGGTTTTCAGAGATGGTTATGTCTTTCGATGAAACACCAGTCTCTGGATCTGGGTTTGGTGATGGTGGGACGTACGGCGAGCCGAAGCGTTCCACAGAGCCATCAGTGTAGACCCGAATGAAATTGGGGAGTTGTACGGCCACTTCTTTGGCTTGCGacgccattttttttttctgtgaaGGCTTGCAATTCAGGAACGCTTAAATAGACGGACAGGGCAGCAaggtggattttttttcttctgaccGGCCACAATTTTCTTCTGACTATCGCATTAAAATATGACACAAACTATGATTTAATGTTTAACAATTCATGAGTGATCGAgaaagtttgaatttttttacgAAATATCTTATGTAGTTTGCGTTATCTCATTGACCTCTTGAAAGTAGAAAAATGAGCATAAGCATAGGAAACATAATTGCATCTCAAAATCACCAAAAGCAATCATTCATGACAAGATAAAATatggaacaacaaaaagaaaattttattattggtgGAGCTCCTGTTttgattcaaacaaaaaaaaaaatcctacttGAGAAAAGAAGCCAAGCGTTTGATCATATCCTTCACGCTTGTGGTTCCAGAAGTCAATATATGAAAGACATGTTCCTCTCCTTCAGATTCATACAATTCCAATTCGCCTCTCCACCCACTCTCCTTCACCAAAACACAGAACCAAACACCTCTTTCTTTCAACTTATCTTTCTCAGCAACACAGACAAGCAGCCTTCCACACCCAAGCGTGGCCAAGCTCGGCCCCCCAGGACCCACCGGATTAATCATCGGATTATCAATACCTCCAGCTGCTGATGGGTATATAAAGTCCCAAACCAATTCAGCCAGGGCCTTATCATGACCAACCATTGGTTTTGGTTCCGACCCAATTGGTTTTGAGCTCCAAAAATAAGGATGAACAATAAAAGCACCCAAGATTTTGACATTGTTTTCCAGATTCTCAGATCCTGCTCTCATAGCTATGTTATATGTTAAATTGGCACCAGCACTATCACCTCCAATGTAAATCTTATCAAAATCACCATAATCCAACAACCATGAATCTCTATTTGGGTCGGCTTCTGTTGTTGAAGAGTGAGAGGCGACCCAATTAAGAGCAGCCCAGCAGTCGTCATATGCTGCCGGTAGTGGGTGCTCCGGTGCTAGTCTGTACTCCACAGAGACCGCAACAACCTTGGCTTCAGAGACTAGGAGATTGAGGAACCGATTGTACAGGAATGAAAACGCCGATTCGAAGAAAAACCCACCACCGTGAAAGTGGACTAAGATGGGGAGTTTCTGGGATTGTTGTTCGAGCTTTGGGAGGAAGAGACGGGCAGAGATTTTGGGGTTTTCAGAGATGGTTATGTCCTTTGATGTCACACCGGTGACTGGATCTGGGGTTGGTGATGGTGGAACGTATGGTGATTCTCTGGGACGTTCCACTGATCCATCCGTGTAGAGACGAATATAAGTAGGGATCTCCTTTGCCACTTCTTTGCTTGGAGATGCCATtggcaaaaaagaaaattgtccTGTTTGGTTCTCGGGAAATTGAGGAGGGAATGAAACAAGGATAAAAAGGTAATACACCCACTGAAGTCActgagattttgattttgatgaggCTGCAAAGACTCAATTTAAAAGGAGCTTAGATGGATGGGCCTTCCTTGAAGTTGTCTATCGAATATAGagattatgtaattttttatcgCCAAAATAATTGATAAGTCCAATTTGGTTATCGAATTTTTAAATATTCTAACttagaaattaaaatataaaaattattttaatttgcaGACATGAATAGATCAtagatttttcactatttgaACAATTAAACTCGCTAATGTGATATAAAAGGTAAATTAAAAAATCtatttatttatctatattgaaataatttttaattttgagttcttaaattgaaacatttgatgtatttggaaatgattttggttttttattttcaaaaactgattttaagattagattttgaaaacaattttaaataacaaaattaaaaacaaaattcatttaacAGAGGATTTTGCGCAGAAAAAGATAACAGGTGAAagagaaaacataaaataattttacaaGACATCAAAAAatagttttgattttttagtttttaaaaatcaaaaacagttttcaattatataaaataatttcagaAAACACTCATCCAAACCAATTTTAAAAGTCAaaataatttttgtaaaaaaaaaaactgtttttaAACAGAcccttaaaattttttatatgCTCAACTTGTACAATGacgggaaaaaaattattatcacaTCGAATAAAGGTGTCCATTATTGCATTACTGTCCTCACATGAAAAGTAGTAGCATTTTGTTGTTTATTCCGAGTATGACAATATAGCAACACAAAAAAGTCTTCGATTAGAAGTTATGACAATGATATGTCCAAGATAAGAACAatcttttttcccaatttagtTATGGACCTTAATGCTTCATCTTCAGTCCTATTTTCCAACCATTTCTCTTTACCCCACCTAAAAAATGACACAAACCCGTCACTTTCTCAAATAAAATTGTATAATTAACTGAAATATTGTTCAATTATGTTTCTTTTAATCGTCAATATACCATTTGAATCAAATACAAGATACAATATAGTAACCCAGGATAATAGAACCTAACGTGCGCATCTGGGTCACACCAAGGAAGATCGGCCCACAACAGTACCACAAAGacgaaaaaaattttaatacaGAGGAAGGAGATGGGGAGATTCGAATTCAAAAACTCAACACGCATAAATGTCATCTGAACTACTCGTGATTCTCTATTGCAGACCAGTTACTTGCATTGttgttcattgttttttattttttatttttctttcatacaTAAAGTCCTCAATGGTCAATTACACCCATAACCCCATCCTAAAAAACTCCTACATTTTTCTATAATCATAAGTAACTCAAATGACATTCATGTGTGTGATAAttcatagaggtctcgagttcgagtttCTCCATCCCCTTccctatattcaaaaaaaactcCCACAATTTCAGCACTATTTGCATACTGATGCAAGTAAGCATAATAGACTAATAGAGCACCAAAATCATCCTGAGCTAGTTGAAACATTGGTCAATCAATGCGGTTATTTAGAGTATTAAAGTGGGCCTCCAAATGCTGAGTTAGTGGAAAGCTACCAAAATT of Tripterygium wilfordii isolate XIE 37 chromosome 13, ASM1340144v1, whole genome shotgun sequence contains these proteins:
- the LOC120013441 gene encoding 2-hydroxyisoflavanone dehydratase-like produces the protein MASPSKEVAKEIPTYIRLYTDGSVERPRESPYVPPSPTPDPVTGVTSKDITISENPKISARLFLPKLEQQSQKLPILVHFHGGGFFFESAFSFLYNRFLNLLVSEAKVVAVSVEYRLAPEHPLPAAYDDCWAALNWVASHSSTTEADPNRDSWLLDYGDFDKIYIGGDSAGANLTYNIAMRAGSENLENNVKILGAFIVHPYFWSSKPIGSEPKPMVGHDKALAELVWDFIYPSAAGGIDNPMINPVGPGGPSLATLGCGRLLVCVAEKDKLKERGVWFCVLVKESGWRGELELYESEGEEHVFHILTSGTTSVKDMIKRLASFLK